The following is a genomic window from bacterium.
ACGCGGAGCGCGACTCGCTCCGTGGCCGGAACATTTCCGCATTGACAAAAAACGGGCGAGGAGACCTCGCCCCTACGGATTGACAATGCGAAATCGCGCGAAAGCAGGAGCACACACAGGTGCTCCCCTACGGGATGGGAGGAGAATTTTGGAATCCCTTAGGCCGGCAATGCCGACGGATGTTTGTGTTCAACGTGCTTCGCACGATTCGCTTCGGGTAATTTAAATTTTGCAATGAAAAAGGCGAGCCAATAGGCTCGCCTTCAATGATAAATATGTAGATGGTTTAGGTGCCCATCTGCCAGCTGGCGAGGTATTCGACCTGCTCTGGCGTTAGTGTATCGATCTCTATTCCCATGGTTTTGAGCTTTAAGCTACTGACCCAATCGTCGATTTCATCAGGAACCTCGTGGACTTTAACCTCGAGTCCAGGATGCTTAACAACCCATTCACTGGTTAGGGCCTGCACAGCAAAGGACATGTCCATCACGTCTGCTGGATGTCCCTCTGCAGCCGCGAGATTGACAAGTCTGCCGTTAGCGAGAATAAAAATCCGCTTTCCGGATGGCAAGATAAATTCGTCGGTAACAACGCGGACGTCGCGGTTGATTTCCTTGGATATTTTTTCGAGGCCGGGGATGTCGAGTTCCACGTCGAAATGGCCGCTGTTGCAAACGATAGCGCGGTCTTTCATGACCTCGAAATGCTCCGGCCGTATAACATGGATGTCGCCGGTGAGCGTGCAGAAGATGTCGCCGATCGGGGCGGCCTTCGCCATCGGCATAACCTCGAATCCGTCCATCGCGGCCTCGATGGCCTTTATTGGATCGACCTCGGTGACGATAACATGTGCGCCGTGGCCCTTTGCGCGCATCGAAAACCCTTTAGCACACCATCCATAACCAGCGACGACGACTTTTTTGCCCGCGATAAGTGAATCCGTCGCGCGGATAATGCCGTCGAGGGTGGATTGGCCGGTGCCGTAGCGGTTATCAAAGAAATGCTTCGTCTTGGCATCGTTGACCGCGATGACCGGGAATTTAAGTGCGCCGTCTTTGGCCATCGCCCGAAGCCGGATAACGCCTGTGGTTGTTTCTTCCATGCTTCCCATAATATTGGCGCCGATTTCGGGGAATTCCTTGTGGATTGTCGAAACAAGGTCGGCACCATCATCCATCGTGATAACAGGACCGCGCGCGGAAGCAGCGCGAACATGCTTGTAATATGTGTCGTGGTCCTCGCCGTGGATCGCCTGAGTGGCGATGCCGAAATCCTCAACAAGTGAGGCCGCAACATCATCCTGTGTGGATAGGGGATTCGAGGCGATGAGCATGAGATCCGCTCCGCCGGCAACAAGTGTGCGCGCAAGGTTCGCGGTCTCAGCAGTTACATGCAAACACGCCGACATAACCCGACCTTCAAACGGTTTCTCCTTTTCGAATCTAGCCCGGATTTCCCGAAGGACTGGCATGTTGTTGTCCGCCCAAATTATTCGCTTTTTGCCTTGTGAGGCTAAAGATCTATCTGCAATATCGTAATTCATTGTTTACTCCTAAATGTTTTGAAGAACCATATACCGGTTCTAAGGCAATTCTAGATTGTCTTAAAAAACGAGGTTTGTTACCCCGGAAAAATGATATGTGGACTTGCTCTCGAACCCATCTAAATCGCTCCAATATAAAAATATGCTTAAGAAGGTCAAGCAGTTTTAAACAGATGATATTCAACGAAAATAAAAAAAACGCTGGCGCGAGTGGGGGCGATGCAGTTGAAGTTAAGGTTTTTCT
Proteins encoded in this region:
- a CDS encoding adenosylhomocysteinase, yielding MNYDIADRSLASQGKKRIIWADNNMPVLREIRARFEKEKPFEGRVMSACLHVTAETANLARTLVAGGADLMLIASNPLSTQDDVAASLVEDFGIATQAIHGEDHDTYYKHVRAASARGPVITMDDGADLVSTIHKEFPEIGANIMGSMEETTTGVIRLRAMAKDGALKFPVIAVNDAKTKHFFDNRYGTGQSTLDGIIRATDSLIAGKKVVVAGYGWCAKGFSMRAKGHGAHVIVTEVDPIKAIEAAMDGFEVMPMAKAAPIGDIFCTLTGDIHVIRPEHFEVMKDRAIVCNSGHFDVELDIPGLEKISKEINRDVRVVTDEFILPSGKRIFILANGRLVNLAAAEGHPADVMDMSFAVQALTSEWVVKHPGLEVKVHEVPDEIDDWVSSLKLKTMGIEIDTLTPEQVEYLASWQMGT